In Carassius auratus strain Wakin chromosome 36, ASM336829v1, whole genome shotgun sequence, the following are encoded in one genomic region:
- the LOC113055402 gene encoding uncharacterized protein LOC113055402 — MAHGSDQYTSLNCPEENDETRSEEFESDLHNCSTTIQHLPRMEQHHTVSYTQPSLSAFYTHQTPFPSWDGPVRAGSPHSLPSFLPSAMYHVLSEDGSFLSSRPHSLPGSCSPSLESLEYPRSLRSFSPSASMYHHPSYPETYLRPPCPPPPHMIPLHHCSSRAGHQPPYRPSGLTQYRHMDTRFSENGNASVNSRQASQCVTHLPQEQRKVFVTYEADSEEHLKEIIKFVSLLRNNGFDTHIDVFEQQLNSISKIDCMERYLNEKDYLIIIIISLRYYETISGMNISVEGDERTSNTVYIHKQLQSEFIQNGCRNYRFIPILFPGAKKCYVPTWLQNTHVYSWPKDRDDILRRLMRVEKYNPPPIGPLPTIVSIPL, encoded by the exons ATGGCCCACGGCAGCGATCAGTACACGTCTCTAAACTGTCCCGAGGAGAATGACGAAACCAGGAGTGAAGAGTTTGAGTCAGACCTTCACAACTGTTCCACAACCATCCAACATCTTCCACGGATGGAGCAGCATCACACCGTGAGCTACACTCAGCCCTCTCTGTCTGCGTTCTACACCCATCAGACACCCTTCCCCAGCTGGGACGGTCCCGTCAGGGCGGGTTCACCCCACAGCCTGCCCTCCTTCCTCCCGTCTGCCATGTACCACGTGCTTTCAGAGGACGGCTCGTTTTTGTCCAGCAGGCCGCACTCTCTTCCAGGCAGCTGTAGTCCGAGTCTGGAGAGTCTGGAGTATCCTAGATCCCTGCGCTCGTTTTCTCCATCAGCGAGCATGTACCACCACCCCTCGTACCCTGAGACTTACCTGCGGCCGCCGTGCCCCCCGCCGCCTCACATGATTCCCCTCCATCACTGCAGCTCCAGAGCCGGACATCAGCCGCCCTACAGACCCTCAG gcCTGACGCAGTACAGACACATGGACACACGCTTCTCTGAAAA TGGAAATGCATCTGTGAACTCCAGACAGGCCAGTCAGTGTGTCACACACCTGCCACAGGAACAGA GGAAAGTTTTTGTCACGTATGAAGCCGACAGTGAAGAGCACTTGAAGGAGATCATTAAGTTCGTGTCTTTGCTGAGGAACAACGGCTTTGACACGCAT ATTGATGTTTTCGAGCAGCAGCTGAACAGCATCAGTAAGATTGACTGCATGGAGCGATATCTCAATGAG aAAGATTacctgatcatcatcatcatcagcctgAGGTATTACGAGACCATATCAGGCATGAATATCAGCGTGGAGGGCGACGAGAGGACCTCAAACACCGTGTACATCCACAAACAG CTGCAGAGTGAATTCATTCAGAACGGTTGCAGGAACTACAGGTTCATTCCTATTCTGTTCCCGGGGGCTAAAAAG TGTTACGTTCCCACCTGGCTGCAAAACACGCACGTCTACAGCTGGCCGAAAGATCGGGACGATATTCTGCGCAGGTTAATGCGTGTGGAGAAATACAACCCTCCTCCCATCGGCCCTCTGCCGACCATCGTCTCCATTCCTCTTTAG
- the LOC113055707 gene encoding putative claudin-24: MDSGLWTLELLGVFFSLTAGLCSLVTLMLPRWLTLSTELLPTESFQLGLWETCVVQDLGVTECRPYDSLLGLPSDIRLARILMCTTLVTGLISLLFAIPGIYLVNSCRRTENFETKRTLKMLGGIFSVVTGVLGLVPVSYVAHLTVLRFFDESVPNVVPRWEFGDALFFGWTAGGLHLVAGFLLVTSCLVLQDETCSLHQSIALNRTRPEQSPRRRTEYV, encoded by the coding sequence ATGGACTCTGGATTATGGACTCTGGAGCTGCTGGGTGTGTTTTTCTCGCTGACCGCTGGCTTGTGTTCTCTGGTCACCCTCATGTTGCCGCGTTGGCTCACGCTCTCCACTGAGCTCCTGCCCACTGAGAGCTTCCAGCTGGGACTGTGGGAAACCTGTGTGGTTCAGGATCTCGGGGTGACTGAGTGCCGGCCGTATGATAGTCTGCTGGGTCTCCCGTCGGACATCCGTCTGGCCCGAATCCTGATGTGCACCACGCTGGTGACTGGTTTAATCAGTCTGTTATTTGCCATCCCGGGCATCTACCTGGTGAACAGCTGCAGACGCACGGAGAACTTTGAAACCAAAAGGACCTTGAAGATGCTTGGGGGGATCTTCAGCGTCGTCACGGGCGTCCTCGGTCTTGTGCCCGTCTCGTATGTGGCACATCTGACAGTCCTACGGTTCTTCGATGAGAGCGTGCCGAACGTGGTTCCTCGCTGGGAGTTCGGAGATGCGCTTTTCTTTGGCTGGACGGCAGGGGGGTTGCATTTGGTGGCTGGTTTCTTGCTGGTTACTTCATGCTTGGTTTTGCAAGACGAAACATGTTCGCTTCACCAATCTATAGCGCTAAACAGAACTCGTCCAGAACAATCTCCACGCAGGAGGACAGAATATGTGTGA